One window from the genome of Kaistella carnis encodes:
- the gldJ gene encoding gliding motility lipoprotein GldJ: MNKLKLFTLIALSSTLFLASCGSGGNTKKGGGTKRFTSKTGWKPNDQKGWFFTGKQQKQKGWPGMVYVEGGTFTMGLVKDDVMHDWNNTPKRMQVSSFFLGETEITNYEYREYVTWLKYVFPPSDPSFKEIYTGALPDTLVWNNKLSRNDFAETYFRSPEFDYYPVVGVSWLQASRYCEWLTDRATEKTLMEQGVISKDLYTNDSNNQGAGAFNLDKYKGNDPEMEAYINKQRLQQKTGIKTSNERILAANRNANSGVVEKFRLPTEVEWEFAALGMQKEREYNLYTSKQPEIEKLKGKKGRNRGMYLENFKQGRGDYSGVAGWKNDGSPTTSDVKQYPSNNLGIFGMFGNVSEWTADVYRPIIDEEASDFNYFRGNVTREVVKNADGTFKKVDQVKYDTLADGRLVYKGLPGQYEREVIADNKNYRDGDFQSSLDAGYGRAEDSSTLGYNMYNSKRKHFFVDDRGRVIIEKDKQARTTRISNEVRVIKGGSWLDAAYWLDPGQRRFRDESKAYGWVGFRVAQDAKSNGKGRTKR, encoded by the coding sequence ATGAATAAACTAAAGTTGTTTACATTAATAGCGTTAAGTTCAACACTCTTTTTGGCGAGTTGCGGGAGCGGTGGCAATACCAAAAAAGGTGGTGGTACGAAACGTTTTACAAGTAAAACAGGTTGGAAGCCCAACGATCAGAAAGGTTGGTTCTTTACCGGAAAACAACAAAAACAGAAAGGTTGGCCAGGAATGGTCTATGTGGAAGGCGGAACATTTACCATGGGATTGGTGAAAGATGATGTGATGCACGACTGGAACAATACCCCGAAAAGAATGCAGGTGAGCTCCTTTTTTCTTGGTGAAACCGAAATTACGAACTATGAATACCGTGAATATGTAACTTGGTTGAAATATGTTTTTCCTCCATCTGATCCCAGTTTCAAGGAAATCTATACAGGTGCTTTGCCTGATACATTAGTGTGGAACAACAAACTTTCACGAAACGATTTTGCGGAGACCTATTTCCGTTCTCCTGAATTTGATTATTATCCTGTGGTTGGAGTTTCTTGGTTACAAGCATCCCGCTATTGTGAGTGGTTGACTGACAGAGCTACCGAAAAAACATTGATGGAACAAGGCGTTATTTCGAAAGATTTATATACCAATGATTCCAATAATCAAGGAGCAGGAGCCTTTAACTTAGATAAGTATAAAGGAAATGATCCTGAAATGGAAGCGTATATCAACAAACAGCGTTTACAGCAAAAAACTGGTATTAAAACCAGTAACGAAAGAATTCTTGCAGCAAATAGAAATGCCAATTCCGGTGTTGTCGAAAAGTTCCGTTTGCCAACGGAGGTAGAGTGGGAATTTGCAGCTTTGGGAATGCAAAAAGAAAGAGAGTATAATCTGTATACCAGCAAACAGCCCGAAATTGAAAAACTTAAAGGGAAAAAAGGAAGAAACCGTGGGATGTATTTGGAAAACTTCAAACAGGGAAGAGGTGACTACTCCGGTGTTGCAGGTTGGAAAAATGACGGATCACCAACTACTTCTGACGTTAAACAATATCCATCAAACAACTTAGGTATTTTTGGAATGTTCGGAAACGTGTCTGAGTGGACAGCAGATGTTTACAGGCCAATCATTGACGAGGAAGCAAGTGACTTCAACTACTTTAGAGGAAATGTTACCAGAGAAGTGGTCAAAAATGCTGATGGTACTTTCAAAAAAGTTGATCAAGTAAAGTATGATACTTTAGCAGATGGCCGATTGGTGTACAAAGGTTTACCTGGTCAATATGAAAGAGAAGTGATCGCAGATAACAAGAATTACAGAGATGGTGACTTCCAGTCTTCACTTGATGCCGGTTATGGTAGAGCAGAGGACAGCTCAACTTTGGGTTATAACATGTATAATTCTAAGAGAAAACATTTCTTTGTTGATGACAGAGGTCGTGTAATCATTGAAAAAGATAAACAAGCAAGAACCACCAGAATTTCTAATGAAGTTCGTGTAATTAAAGGAGGATCTTGGTTAGATGCCGCTTATTGGCTAGATCCGGGTCAAAGAAGATTCCGTGATGAATCAAAAGCGTATGGCTGGGTTGGTTTCCGTGTGGCACAAGATGCTAAATCGAACGGAAAAGGCAGAACCAAACGATAA
- a CDS encoding UDP-N-acetylmuramoyl-tripeptide--D-alanyl-D-alanine ligase yields the protein MNAASFYPLFLQCEKVTIDSRKIEKNDIFFAFSGETFNAATFAEDAIRKGAIAVIVEQKQFENVEKNIFYVSSTLDFLQELATFHRDKLNIPIIALTGSNGKTTTKEIIHAVLSQKYKVQYTYGNLNNHIGVPLTLLSIRDDHEMAVVEMGANHQKEIEMLCDIAKPNFGYITNFGKAHLEGFGGVEGVIKGKSELYDYLKNHGQTILVNENDPIQVEKTVNYSPKITFGSTSSNYQFDEFSEANLVGLIFNGQKALSNLTGNYNFTNLCAAASLGFHFNLNFNEIKSAIENYMPTNMRSQVLKKDGKTFVLDTYNANPSSMAESLKNFSTFKGTKTIVIGDMLELGEESEKEHNSILELAKSLNFDEVITVGQHFRTSNKEEKAFINAKELSEYLKTHQLKSENILLKGSRGIALEQILEFIH from the coding sequence ATGAATGCAGCCTCTTTTTATCCGCTATTTTTACAATGTGAAAAAGTGACCATCGACAGCCGTAAAATCGAGAAGAATGATATATTCTTTGCATTTTCCGGGGAAACTTTTAACGCCGCAACTTTCGCGGAAGATGCCATTAGAAAAGGCGCGATCGCAGTGATCGTGGAGCAAAAGCAGTTTGAAAATGTAGAGAAAAATATTTTCTATGTTTCTTCGACTCTTGATTTTTTACAGGAACTTGCGACCTTTCACCGTGACAAATTAAACATTCCAATTATTGCCTTAACAGGAAGTAATGGTAAAACCACGACCAAAGAAATTATTCATGCGGTTTTATCTCAGAAATATAAAGTTCAATATACTTACGGTAATCTGAACAATCATATTGGTGTACCTTTGACCTTGCTTTCAATCCGCGATGATCACGAAATGGCTGTCGTAGAAATGGGAGCCAATCATCAAAAGGAAATTGAAATGTTGTGTGATATAGCAAAACCAAATTTCGGATATATCACCAATTTCGGAAAAGCACACCTGGAAGGTTTTGGTGGAGTGGAAGGAGTGATCAAAGGCAAATCAGAGCTTTATGATTATCTGAAAAATCACGGACAAACCATTTTGGTAAATGAGAATGATCCAATTCAGGTTGAAAAAACGGTGAATTATTCACCAAAAATTACTTTTGGATCCACATCTTCCAATTATCAGTTTGACGAGTTTTCGGAGGCTAATTTAGTTGGTTTAATATTTAACGGACAAAAAGCGCTTTCAAATCTTACAGGAAATTACAACTTTACCAATCTTTGCGCTGCTGCGAGTTTAGGTTTTCACTTCAATTTAAATTTCAACGAAATTAAGTCGGCTATCGAAAATTATATGCCAACCAATATGCGTTCACAAGTCTTAAAAAAAGACGGAAAAACTTTTGTTCTGGATACTTATAATGCGAACCCAAGTTCGATGGCAGAATCTTTAAAAAATTTCAGCACTTTTAAAGGAACAAAAACGATCGTCATTGGTGATATGTTAGAACTAGGAGAGGAATCTGAAAAGGAACATAATTCCATCTTGGAATTGGCAAAAAGTCTGAATTTTGATGAAGTGATCACCGTTGGTCAACATTTTCGCACGAGTAATAAAGAAGAAAAAGCTTTTATAAATGCTAAAGAGCTTTCAGAATATTTGAAAACCCATCAATTAAAGTCGGAGAATATTTTGCTTAAAGGTTCTCGCGGCATTGCTTTGGAGCAGATTTTAGAATTTATTCACTAG
- a CDS encoding NUDIX hydrolase, translating to MYKVFVNEKKLTLSKYPEDIEKKLRFEGFATLEIAVDLLENTSCPSINVYGENLDEIWEDFTHMFKVVEAAGGVVKNQNGDLLFIRRLGKWDLAKGKIEKGESLEQAALREIEEETGLSELILEEFLNTTFHIYTERNGEKILKTTYWFKVNYIGNSTPVPQVEEGISEVSWKNESEITQEVLPMTFQNIKLILNDYWSLN from the coding sequence ATGTATAAAGTTTTTGTGAATGAAAAAAAATTAACGCTTAGTAAATATCCGGAAGATATTGAAAAGAAGTTAAGGTTTGAAGGTTTTGCAACTTTAGAAATCGCGGTGGATCTTTTGGAGAATACATCGTGCCCCTCCATCAATGTTTATGGGGAGAATCTTGATGAAATTTGGGAAGACTTTACGCACATGTTTAAAGTAGTGGAAGCCGCTGGTGGCGTTGTTAAGAATCAAAATGGAGATTTACTTTTTATCCGACGTTTAGGAAAATGGGATTTGGCGAAAGGTAAGATCGAAAAAGGGGAATCCTTGGAACAAGCCGCATTGCGGGAGATTGAGGAAGAAACAGGCCTTAGCGAACTAATTCTGGAAGAGTTTTTAAACACCACTTTTCATATTTATACCGAACGTAACGGAGAAAAAATTCTAAAAACAACGTATTGGTTTAAAGTAAACTATATCGGAAATTCAACTCCTGTTCCCCAAGTTGAAGAAGGAATATCTGAAGTTTCCTGGAAAAATGAAAGCGAAATCACTCAGGAAGTTTTACCGATGACTTTTCAAAATATTAAATTAATTCTAAATGACTACTGGAGTTTAAACTAG
- a CDS encoding SRPBCC family protein, translated as MNLEGRKIIVNKSAKELVEMLKSPEGYRELMPDSLQSFEVRDQGFKFSLKGMPEIALTIDEISEEKVVLKSASSSLDFALNGMMNKISDTQTEVQLLFDGKFNPFIKMMVEKPLQNFINALTDNIEKI; from the coding sequence ATGAATTTAGAAGGACGAAAAATTATCGTTAATAAATCGGCAAAAGAATTGGTAGAAATGCTGAAGTCGCCAGAAGGATACCGCGAACTGATGCCGGATTCTCTTCAAAGTTTTGAAGTGCGTGATCAAGGCTTCAAATTCAGTCTCAAAGGAATGCCGGAAATTGCTTTAACCATTGATGAAATCAGTGAAGAAAAAGTGGTTCTGAAATCGGCAAGTTCCAGTTTAGATTTCGCATTAAACGGGATGATGAATAAAATTAGCGATACTCAAACTGAAGTTCAACTTTTGTTTGATGGAAAATTTAATCCTTTTATCAAGATGATGGTCGAAAAACCGTTGCAGAATTTTATCAATGCACTGACCGATAATATTGAGAAGATCTAA
- a CDS encoding ABC transporter ATP-binding protein: protein MSLQIINLTKKFGDQTALNTINIEINKSEIIGLLGPNGAGKSTLMKSIVGALKIDEGQIIFDGKDICEDEIATKKNMGFLPENNPLYNEMYVKEYLNFVADLHRISKDRIEEVIELVGITPEKAKKIGQLSKGYKQRVGLAQAILHSPDLLILDEPTNGLDPNQIIEIRNVIKEIGKEKTVILSTHIMQEVEALCSRVILIHEGNIIQDANIDDFKGKYANLEEAFASYTH, encoded by the coding sequence ATGTCACTACAGATAATTAATCTTACCAAAAAATTTGGAGATCAGACCGCTTTGAACACGATCAACATCGAAATCAACAAAAGCGAAATCATCGGCTTATTAGGTCCAAATGGTGCCGGAAAATCCACGCTGATGAAATCCATAGTCGGTGCGCTCAAAATCGATGAAGGACAGATTATTTTCGATGGCAAAGACATTTGCGAAGACGAAATTGCAACCAAAAAGAACATGGGTTTTCTACCTGAAAATAATCCTCTTTACAACGAAATGTATGTAAAAGAATATTTAAATTTCGTTGCAGATCTCCACCGTATTTCGAAAGATCGAATTGAGGAAGTAATTGAGCTCGTCGGAATTACGCCGGAGAAAGCTAAAAAAATCGGACAACTTTCAAAAGGGTACAAACAGCGTGTAGGCTTGGCACAGGCCATCTTACATTCGCCAGATTTATTGATTCTGGATGAGCCAACCAATGGATTAGATCCTAATCAAATTATAGAAATCCGTAACGTGATCAAAGAAATCGGCAAGGAGAAGACCGTAATTCTGTCCACCCATATTATGCAGGAAGTAGAAGCACTTTGTTCCCGCGTTATTTTGATTCATGAAGGAAATATTATTCAAGATGCCAACATCGACGATTTTAAAGGTAAATATGCCAACTTGGAAGAAGCTTTCGCAAGCTATACTCATTAA
- the tssD gene encoding type VI secretion system tube protein TssD, with translation MAANNSRAVLKFNNGEDSKVLKLNYSVARSTDVSGRVASDPSNALIKITIEATDKSDIIESLLNGKYKPTVGEVTFNKSHEEGTLIKLNWENGYVIQHEVEFDAIDSNSMLISFVVSAEKITYGGGQYEGVWPGM, from the coding sequence ATGGCAGCGAACAATTCCAGAGCCGTCTTAAAATTCAACAACGGCGAAGACTCAAAAGTTTTAAAACTAAATTACAGCGTAGCACGTTCTACGGATGTTTCCGGTAGAGTAGCTTCAGATCCCTCAAATGCGTTAATCAAAATAACGATTGAAGCGACTGATAAATCAGACATCATCGAATCGTTATTGAATGGTAAATACAAACCTACCGTGGGTGAAGTTACCTTCAACAAATCTCATGAAGAAGGCACGTTGATCAAACTAAACTGGGAAAATGGTTATGTGATCCAACATGAAGTAGAATTTGATGCAATCGACAGCAACAGTATGTTGATCAGTTTTGTCGTTAGTGCAGAGAAAATTACGTACGGTGGTGGACAGTACGAAGGCGTTTGGCCGGGAATGTAA
- a CDS encoding IS1595 family transposase, with product MNIFSFGVEFSSEEDCISHFKAERDKIGVSCKCGKTDFFWIKSRLSYECKSCRKRTTLRSGTIMENSNLSFLVWYKAMFLMSATKKGFSAKEMQRQLGLKRYEPVWAMMHKLRKAMGKRDERYTLEGMIEMDEGYFTVESRELEQEKGIRGRGAVGKQNVAVMAESTPLENIETGETSKSCRYFKAIVLEDHTAEGINETIKESLAESSIVFTDQSTSYVDISQLVEIHISEKSSKETTKDTLRWVHIFISNAKRNLLGNYHKIKRKNLQLYLNEFVYKLNRRYFEDKLFDRLVIASITGV from the coding sequence ATGAATATTTTTAGTTTTGGCGTAGAGTTTAGCAGTGAAGAGGATTGTATATCTCATTTTAAAGCAGAACGTGACAAAATTGGCGTTTCCTGCAAGTGCGGAAAAACTGATTTTTTTTGGATTAAAAGCAGATTAAGTTACGAGTGTAAATCTTGTAGAAAGCGAACTACATTACGAAGTGGAACCATCATGGAAAATTCCAATTTGTCCTTTCTAGTTTGGTATAAAGCGATGTTTTTGATGAGTGCAACAAAAAAAGGATTTTCTGCTAAAGAAATGCAAAGGCAATTAGGTTTGAAGCGCTATGAGCCAGTTTGGGCTATGATGCACAAATTGAGAAAAGCGATGGGAAAACGAGATGAAAGATACACTTTAGAGGGCATGATTGAAATGGATGAAGGGTATTTTACAGTTGAATCTAGAGAACTGGAACAAGAGAAAGGGATTCGTGGAAGAGGAGCAGTTGGAAAGCAAAATGTTGCAGTGATGGCGGAATCTACGCCATTAGAAAATATAGAAACAGGAGAGACATCGAAATCTTGTAGATATTTTAAAGCAATAGTATTAGAAGATCATACAGCAGAGGGAATTAATGAGACTATTAAAGAATCTTTGGCAGAATCCAGCATAGTTTTTACAGATCAAAGCACGTCATATGTTGATATATCACAACTTGTAGAAATTCATATTTCAGAAAAATCTTCGAAAGAAACTACAAAAGATACTTTGCGTTGGGTTCACATATTTATCAGTAATGCGAAAAGGAATTTATTAGGAAATTACCACAAAATAAAACGCAAAAACCTTCAACTTTATCTAAATGAGTTTGTTTATAAGTTAAATCGGAGATATTTTGAAGATAAACTGTTCGATAGACTTGTGATAGCAAGCATCACAGGAGTATGA
- a CDS encoding type VI secretion system Vgr family protein: MEKNGNSEAIFFKPQKFTPENNADGIKENHHAGINRLVKLSVVIDGQIIKHYKHFKLSQSARGHHSFELTLAHDALGERQNHQLEQANQFLGNRLTVKIMHKDIENSPERVFVGVITGVGFSQQGHTLGNVVLKGFSPTILLDAAPHTQSFGGDAPVNMGIIADRVIKQGIGSGYDVRVDGKASSQILYSAQYEETHYNYLARMAEAYGEQFFYDGEVLHFGNMPPQNKAIELIYGSNVSDINVELKAVHIKPSFYGYNSSSHAKLTSGETLIKHKSDLAKTSYEKNKGIFKTPSLQVAPIKANTDMDVVNSQTSAAGSKAVEVFTVSGGTTVPFLYPGCVADLKMRKTDSNQTSYFTRVMMTEVTHEIDTLGHYTGTFEAIAADTGYMPRPNFTTPIAQPQVATVISNADPSGQGRVTVRFDWQMHDTTNFIRMMSPDAGGTDQVSQNRGYVAIPEVGDQVMIGFVHNHPDRPFVMGGMFHGQVGLGGGADNRVKSIQTRSGHRIVFTEDESIIITDKSGNEIHLDTTGSNINITAPETMTLNCKNMNINVGENMTAFVGNNQSTTVGQNQTNSVGMNQTESVGMMKNLSVGASFMTNVVGNLMEFVKGNRESKAKEVKEQSKMRQIISQENNDIHSKKTFNNNSGENSKIH, translated from the coding sequence ATGGAAAAGAATGGCAACTCTGAAGCAATATTCTTCAAACCTCAGAAATTCACGCCGGAAAATAATGCCGATGGAATTAAAGAAAACCATCACGCTGGCATTAACCGACTGGTAAAATTATCGGTGGTGATTGATGGACAGATCATCAAACATTATAAGCATTTCAAACTTTCTCAAAGTGCTAGAGGGCACCATAGTTTTGAACTCACCTTAGCGCACGATGCTTTGGGCGAAAGACAAAACCATCAGCTGGAGCAGGCGAATCAATTTTTGGGAAACCGACTGACGGTAAAAATCATGCACAAAGATATTGAGAACAGCCCGGAACGCGTATTTGTAGGAGTCATTACGGGGGTTGGATTTAGTCAGCAAGGCCATACTTTAGGAAATGTTGTTTTAAAAGGCTTCAGTCCGACCATTTTACTCGATGCTGCACCTCATACCCAAAGTTTTGGTGGCGATGCTCCCGTAAATATGGGAATTATTGCAGATCGGGTCATCAAACAGGGCATTGGAAGTGGATATGATGTGCGAGTAGATGGCAAAGCTTCTTCTCAAATATTATATAGCGCTCAATATGAAGAAACGCATTATAATTATCTGGCACGAATGGCAGAAGCTTATGGCGAACAGTTTTTCTATGATGGTGAAGTTTTACATTTTGGAAATATGCCACCGCAGAACAAAGCCATTGAATTGATTTACGGCAGCAATGTCTCAGATATTAATGTGGAATTAAAAGCCGTTCATATAAAACCGAGTTTCTATGGATACAACAGCAGTTCTCATGCGAAATTAACTTCCGGAGAAACGCTCATTAAACATAAAAGTGATCTTGCGAAAACATCCTATGAAAAAAACAAGGGAATCTTTAAAACCCCTTCTCTACAGGTAGCTCCCATCAAAGCAAACACCGATATGGACGTGGTGAATTCTCAAACGAGTGCAGCGGGAAGTAAAGCCGTAGAAGTCTTCACTGTTTCCGGTGGAACAACGGTTCCTTTTCTTTATCCGGGTTGTGTCGCAGATTTAAAAATGCGTAAGACCGATTCTAACCAAACCAGTTACTTCACAAGAGTCATGATGACCGAAGTGACGCACGAAATCGACACGCTCGGTCATTACACCGGAACTTTTGAAGCCATTGCTGCAGATACGGGTTACATGCCGAGACCAAATTTTACGACTCCAATCGCACAACCACAAGTAGCAACCGTCATCTCCAACGCTGATCCCTCAGGACAAGGACGCGTAACCGTTCGCTTCGACTGGCAAATGCATGACACAACGAATTTTATTAGAATGATGTCGCCCGATGCAGGTGGAACCGATCAAGTTTCTCAGAATCGTGGTTATGTTGCCATCCCTGAAGTTGGTGATCAGGTGATGATAGGTTTTGTACACAATCATCCGGATCGACCTTTTGTGATGGGTGGAATGTTTCATGGACAGGTTGGCTTGGGCGGTGGAGCGGATAACCGTGTAAAATCCATTCAAACCAGAAGCGGACATCGAATAGTTTTTACAGAAGATGAAAGCATTATTATCACCGATAAATCTGGAAATGAAATTCATTTAGATACGACAGGAAGCAATATTAATATTACGGCGCCCGAAACGATGACGCTAAATTGCAAGAATATGAATATTAATGTGGGAGAAAATATGACGGCTTTCGTAGGAAATAATCAGAGTACAACAGTTGGTCAAAATCAAACTAATTCTGTAGGTATGAATCAAACAGAAAGCGTGGGAATGATGAAAAATCTTTCAGTTGGTGCTAGTTTTATGACCAATGTTGTAGGTAATTTAATGGAATTTGTGAAAGGAAATAGGGAATCTAAAGCGAAAGAAGTAAAAGAGCAATCAAAGATGCGACAGATTATATCACAGGAAAACAACGACATCCACTCCAAAAAAACGTTCAATAATAATAGTGGTGAAAACTCTAAAATACATTAG